A stretch of the Blastocatellia bacterium genome encodes the following:
- a CDS encoding DUF1572 family protein — MEVSKAFIDGSASFLAKDFLPKIERCIERLTDEEIWWRPNEESNSIGNLLLHLSGNLRQWIICGLGGQLDQRQRQQEFDERSHIPKDKLIAKLKETVLEAEAV, encoded by the coding sequence ATGGAAGTTTCAAAAGCTTTTATTGATGGGTCAGCCTCGTTTCTTGCTAAAGATTTTTTACCTAAGATTGAACGTTGTATTGAACGCTTAACAGATGAAGAAATCTGGTGGCGACCTAATGAAGAATCTAACAGCATTGGCAATTTACTTTTACACTTGTCAGGTAATCTTAGACAATGGATTATTTGCGGTTTAGGTGGGCAGTTAGATCAAAGACAACGGCAACAAGAATTTGACGAGCGTTCACACATTCCAAAAGATAAGTTAATAGCCAAATTAAAAGAAACTGTTCTTGAAGCTGAAGCAGTTTT
- the ytxJ gene encoding bacillithiol system redox-active protein YtxJ, translated as MSAKLLDLTSIDQLSEVLTQSNQKTQLIFKHSNACPISADAYDELYKYLNSSPSDNVGYNLIVVQTARPVSNEVETRLSVVHESPQAILVRDGKVLWHTSHRKITQLSLANAINNN; from the coding sequence ATGTCTGCAAAATTGTTAGATTTAACATCTATTGATCAACTCTCAGAAGTTCTAACCCAATCAAATCAAAAAACACAGCTAATCTTTAAGCATAGTAATGCTTGTCCTATTAGTGCAGATGCTTATGATGAATTATATAAATATTTGAATAGCTCTCCGTCTGATAATGTGGGTTATAACTTAATTGTTGTGCAAACTGCACGCCCTGTATCTAATGAAGTAGAAACTAGGTTAAGTGTTGTTCATGAATCTCCACAAGCTATTTTAGTACGTGATGGGAAAGTGTTATGGCATACTTCACATCGCAAAATTACTCAATTGTCATTAGCTAACGCTATTAACAATAATTAA